One stretch of Eretmochelys imbricata isolate rEreImb1 chromosome 1, rEreImb1.hap1, whole genome shotgun sequence DNA includes these proteins:
- the EMP1 gene encoding epithelial membrane protein 1, with protein sequence MLVLLAGIFVVHIATVVMLFVSTIANVWMAGTSPRGANSTGLWLNCIAGKCSQITFAEGDMPSLKAVQAFMILAIIFSFVSLVMFVVQLFTMEKGKRFYITGASMLICWLFILIAVSIYTARFPHYFTEPQDHHGYSFILAWICFCFSFIIGVLYLVLRKK encoded by the exons ATGTTGGTGCTATTGGCTGGTATTTTTGTGGTCCACATTGCCACCGTGGTCATGCTGTTTGTATCCACCATTGCCAAC GTCTGGATGGCAGGTACCTCTCCCAGGGGAGCAAACTCAACAGGACTCTGGCTAAACTGCATTGCTGGGAAATGCAGTCAGATTACATTTGCTGAAGGGGATATGC CTTCCCTCAAAGCAGTGCAAGCCTTCATGATCCTGGCTATCATCTTCTCCTTCGTCTCACTGGTCATGTTTGTGGTGCAGCTCTTCACCATGGAGAAAGGGAAACGCTTCTATATCACTGGAGCCAGCATGCTGATTTGCT GGTTGTTCATTTTGATTGCAGTCTCCATCTACACAGCCCGATTTCCACACTACTTCACAGAGCCTCAAGACCATCATGGCTACTCCTTCATATTGGCCTGGATCTGCTTTTGCTTCAGCTTCATCATTGGCGTCCTCTACCTTGTCCTTAGAAAGAAATAA